One Drosophila virilis strain 15010-1051.87 chromosome 5, Dvir_AGI_RSII-ME, whole genome shotgun sequence DNA window includes the following coding sequences:
- the spz6 gene encoding uncharacterized protein spz6 produces MDYRLLVKILSFLLLAQLSRGQLPQSPSQASPADYGEEPPEGYYAFVESPNAVPPRVRPPPYTFINADCKDVATGRKSAVSVHNICGDLNKGQIPRNPLGQNVLGEPYPFELIRNQTLKFLSKTLPVLKADDTLPKVTQIIRDEPVDQLDNNNIDRHYAARVTRSLPDGVESNEYSYFDPALDEEQQQENKQQQQRRAAEERKPRKFCDGGGVFCTLYRAIQGDTSPAVSAAQTAERREEVGPIRYEGPPTPCPAKVEYATPVFAKNYQGAWRYVVQIPYEGYFTQTVEVTRCIQARCHYLDGGCLSSPRWVSLLVAEIFYPNAEDTVPSSSTTTPAPSVQDFQAYQQYLQKRAGVANASDGSTAAQTAGAANAPQDAHCDGHDELGCFQVRLYYDWFLIPGSCKCWRPDYFAKYVRRKSVADL; encoded by the exons ATGGATTATCGTTTACTTGTG AAAATACTCAGCTTTTTGCTGCTCGCCCAACTGTCGAGGGGGCAGCTGCCGCAGTCGCCGTCCCAGGCGTCGCCAGCAGATTACGGCGAGGAGCCGCCGGAGGGCTACTATGCGTTCGTGGAGTCGCCGAATGCGGTGCCGCCACGCGTGCGTCCACCTCCATATACGTTCATTAATGCGGACTGCAAGGATGTGGCCACAGGCAGGAAGTCGGCGGTGTCTGTGCACAACATTTGCGGCGATTTGAATAAGGGTCAAATACCCAGGAATCCGCTTGGGCAGAATGTCCTGGGCGAGCCGTATCCCTT CGAACTGATACGCAATCAGACCTTAAAGTTTCTATCGAAGACGCTGCCCGTGCTGAAGGCGGACGATACGCTGCCCAAGGTAACGCAAATTATACGCGACGAGCCGGTCGATCAGctggacaacaacaatatcgaTCGGCATTATGCTGCACGCGTCACACGCAGCCTTCCGGATGGCGTTGAGTCCAATGAGTACAGCTACTTTGATCCCGCCCTGGatgaagagcagcagcaggagaataagcagcagcagcagcgacgcgcCGCCGAGGAGCGCAAGCCACGCAAATTCTGCGATGGCGGTGGCGT ATTTTGCACGCTGTACCGCGCCATTCAGGGCGACACCAGTCCTGCTGTGTCCGCTGCCCAGACAGCGGAGCGTCGCGAGGAGGTGGGACCCATACGCTATGAGGGACCGCCGACGCCCTGTCCGGCCAAGGTGGAGTATGCCACGCCCGTGTTTGCCAAAAACTATCAGGGCGCCTGGCGTTATGTGGTGCAGATACCCTACGAGGGCTATTTCACGCAGACCGTGGAGGTGACGCGCTGCATCCAGGCGCGTTGCCATTACCTGGACGGCGGCTGTCTATCGTCGCCGCGCTGGGTTAGCCTGCTGGTCGCGGAAATTTTCTATCCGAATGCCGAGGACACggtgcccagcagcagcacgacCACGCCGGCGCCTTCGGTGCAGGACTTCCAGGCCTATCAACAGTATCTGCAGAAGCGCGCAGGCGTGGCCAACGCCTCCGATGGCAGCACGGCTGCACAAACGGCGGGCGCTGCGAATGCGCCACAAGATGCGCACTGCGACGGACACGATGAGCTGGGCTGCTTCCAGGTGCGGCTCTACTACGATTGGTTCTTGATACCCGGCTCCTGCAAGTGCTGGCGTCCCGACTACTTTGCCAAATATGTGCGCCGAAAGTCCGTCGCCGATTTGTAG
- the LOC6626235 gene encoding small ribosomal subunit protein mS37, whose protein sequence is MRIPGALYAARGRAPQNEKEVPFQEILPLRLKNTVSGKADSGSDVACLQEMGVLFACLKDNEFVEKYCNKEINQFQKCYKFYMDRKFEAKKTVNQGIVQPGNNLNYKQLNKYMRRFPNPQ, encoded by the coding sequence ATGCGCATACCGGGAGCTCTATATGCGGCACGTGGCCGTGCGCCACAAAACGAAAAGGAGGTGCCATTTCAGGAGATATTGCCACTGCGGCTAAAAAACACAGTCAGTGGCAAGGCCGATTCCGGCTCCGATGTGGCATGCCTGCAGGAGATGGGCGTGCTGTTTGCCTGCCTGAAGGACAACGAGTTTGTGGAGAAGTATTGTAACAAGGAAATCAATCAGTTCCAGAAATGTTACAAGTTCTACATGGATCGCAAATTCGAGGCGAAAAAGACCGTCAACCAGGGCATCGTGCAGCCCGGCAATAATCTAAACTACAAACAGCTGAACAAATACATGAGACGCTTCCCGAATCCTCAGTAG
- the LOC6626234 gene encoding suppressor APC domain-containing protein 2, which produces MRERRTALQSSQPVGWVWMWCRALLKQKTELHYIATTTKLCKPRQAGRQANKALTNGLTESRSLQFVFPVSSFRSKKMLSNGSQTGSLSSLDALPKQFVLSMKKLFDILDDKHSGYVRYADIEKGWQDDGSKGLPQGVLDSLRRVTPPSGLLSFERFCAGLKLCLLRNQQQSQTHDKLIKPPRPPSAPQLLGLAMDSGAPTAKVRPRSQLTLSTPPPMSPELEHDEDYGTPAPPPKPPRQSTTGPPLAKADIRNALQNWQLSLMHSEQRAAEACAKQKSLKTAREQFEHRGSADGGSSSTSATDYALGGLTLALPPKKSNNKRRESRRHTLQHGIDYNMLKRLKHLEEQRELLLFGLDGVEKARDFYMQQVLNVQEQIKYFGRLGTRFEQWSELQQERLNYQRARVLEANRSLALLTDTWDHGGYPLHINLALPRKSLQHFNFKPYASNDAELLACEKQALMSELYEQQQQHTQFHNLRNMSDFVLSQPSPVSQSSAGLGDADVVY; this is translated from the exons ATGCGTGAGCGCCGCACGGCTCTGCAGTCTTCCCAACCAGTCGGTTGGGTTTGGATGTGGTGCCGCGCGCTCCTCAAGCAGAAAACCGAACTGCATTACatagccacaacaacaaaattgtgcAAGCCAAGgcaagcaggcaggcaggcaaacaAAGCCTTGACAAACGGCCTCACAGAATCTCGCAGCTTGCAGTTTGTTTTTCCAGTTTCCAGTTTCCGCAGCAA GAAGATGCTGTCCAATGGCAGCCAGACGGGCAGCCTCAGCTCGCTGGACGCGCTGCCCAAACAGTTTGTGCTGTCCATGAAGAAGCTCTTCGACATTCTGGATGATAAGCACAGCGGCTATGTACGCTATGCGGACATTGAGAAGGGCTGGCAGGACGACGGCTCCAAAGGACTGCCGCAGGGCGTGCTGGATTCGCTGCGTCGCGTAACGCCGCCCAGCGGGCTGCTATCCTTTGAGCGCTTCTGTGCTGGCCTGAAGCTGTGCTTGTTGCGCAACCAGCAGCAGTCACAGACGCATGACAAGCTGATCAAGCCGCCGCGTCCGCCATCGGCGCCACAGCTGCTGGGCCTGGCCATGGACAGCGGTGCGCCCACGGCCAAGGTACGTCCGCGGTCACAGCTGACGCTTAGCACGCCGCCACCGATGAGTCCCGAACTGGAGCATGACGAGGACTATGGTACGCCAGCGCCGCCGCCAAAGCCGCCGCGTCAATCGACAACTGGTCCGCCACTGGCCAAGGCGGACATACGCAACGCGTTGCAGAACTGGCAGCTGAGTCTGATGCACAGCGAGCAGCGTGCGGCGGAGGCATGCGCCAAGCAGAAGAGTTTGAAGACTGCACGCGAGCAATTCGAGCATCGCGGCTCCGCTGATGGCGGCTCCTCATCCACATCGGCAACGGATTATGCACTGGGCGGCCTGACGCTGGCGCTGCCGCCCAAGAAGTCCAATAACAAGCGACGCGAATCCCGTCGGCACACATTGCAGCACGGAATAGACTATAATATGCTGAAGCGACTGAAGCACCTGGAGGAGCAGcgggagctgctgctgtttggccTGGATGGCGTAGAGAAGGCACGAGATTTCTATATGCAGCAGGTGCTCAATGTGCAGGAGCAGATCAAGTACTTTGGACGTCTGGGAACGCGATTT GAGCAATGGTCTGAGCTGCAGCAGGAGAGACTCAACTATCAACGTGCTCGCGTCCTGGAAGCCAACCGCAGCTTGGCCCTGCTGACAGACACCTGGGATCATGGCGGTTATCCACTGCACATTAATCTGGCGCTGCCCCGCAAGTCCCTGCAGCACTTCAACTTTAAGCCGTACGCCTCCAATGATGCCGAGCTGCTGGCCTGTGAGAAGCAGGCGCTCATGTCGGAGCTatacgagcagcagcagcagcatacaCAGTTCCACAATCTGCGAAATATGTCGGACTTTGTGCTCAGCCAGCCTTCGCCTGTGAGCCAATCGTCGGCGGGACTGGGTGATGCGGATGTTGTctattaa